TTGAATTTTAAATAATATGGATAATATCATTCAAAGGGTTTGCCAAACAGAAATATTTTATCCTAAAGTCCCAGAATACCAATTTTTCCGGTTTTATCCTCAATAGTGTAATTTAAAGCTTTTGCCAAAACGAAAACATTATTCAGGTTTTCCATCAATTGTTTACGCCCTTCACTTCTCAACTGATTTTGATCAATTGATTTTTCTGCAGTTTCCTTAGCTTTCTGAGTAACGTTTTTAATATCTTTTTCCGAAATTCTGTTGATAAAAGAATCATCTAAAGATTGAATCTCAACACTCGGAGTGATTCTGATCTCAGCATCAGGAAGTTCTGTAATAACCAGTTTTTTATTGATGGAATCTACTTCAATCTTCATTTTATTAAGATCATAAGAAACCTGTGCATTGGTCTTTGTATAAGTAATAATGCTGTTGCTGGAAACTTCTTTCCCGAATACTTCATAACCCATTTTGGTTTTCTGCATACTGGAAGTATTCTGTTCCATAACCACCATTTTATTCATCTTGGAAATCTGATTGGTCAGGATATAATAATCCGACTGCTCAGTTTTAGTTCCAAAATTCAGACAGGATTTCAGACCAAAAAACAGAAGTACCATAGCGCCGGCACCGGCTGCAAAGGATAGTATTGTTCTATAATTTCTCAAAATCTATTTAAAAATTTCTTTAATAACAGAGGAATCGTTCTTTTTAAGAATTTCAACCAAATCTCTTTCAATGTAGCCTGTAGTAGGCATTTCTACAATTCTTCCAATCTCTTTTCCGTATCTTTTCAGGATAACGGTAGGGACTTTCTGAAGGTTATAAAGACTTTCATCGCCGGTAGGAGATTCTTTCTTACGGTTTACGGCAATAATGTTTAATTTATTTTCCGGATAATTTACGGCTTCCAATATTTTCATCAGTCTCGGAAAATCTCTGTGGCTGTCTTCACACCATGTTCCCATAAAAACAATAATATCATACGTACCGATTTTCGCTTTTTTTAATTCACTGACTGCTTTTTGGTCAAGAGCATATTCATCATGTTCCTTTACATACCAATCTGCATAAGGAGCTTTTAAAAACTGCTCTTTCAGTTGGTTTCCTAAAAGCATTTTGCCATCTTTCTGAGTTTCAACCTCGCGGTTTACTACTACTTTTTGAGCGTTTAGCTGTTGTGCAGCTAAAAATAAGCTTGAAAAGACAACAATATTGGTAATAAATTTTTTCATAATTATTTCTCGATAATTGATTTTAAATCAGCAGGAGAGTAGTATTTGTTTTTTAATACTTTATGATCTGCCTGTCTGTAAACGTTAAATTTTTCTCCGGACTTTTCATAAAAAGATTCTACTTCCTTCTCTTTGTAGAATTCAACGGTTTCCTTTGCCTGCTCTTCATTATCACACGCCTTCGACATATTGGAACGCTGAACTTCGTTGAATAGCTCTACAAATTTGCTGCCAAGTCCGAATTCCAGTACAGCACCGCTCAAAACATACTGAAGATCACATAATGCGTCTGCAATTTCTACGATATTATTATCTGCAATGGCCTGCTTCAGTTCGTTCAATTCTTCCTGTAAAAGTTCTACTCTAAGATTGCATCTTTCCGGAGAAGGAATTTGAGGGGTATCTAAAATAGGGGCTTTGAAAGTAGTATGGAATTCTGCTACTTGGTTCAGACTATCAATTTTATCCATGAATTTTTTTATTTCCCACAAAGATAGAAAAGGATTTGTAAAATGTGAAATGTACAGCAGGAAATGTATGAATAAAGAGGCGGGGAGAATTATAATGTCCGATGTTTATAAACCCACAGATAGTACAGATTTCACGGATAATTATGCATAAGAATTTTAATTTTCAAAACAAAATTCAATGTATAGTCATGTTTTAAACATAAGCACCTGTGAAAAATCTGTGTCATCTGTGGGCAAAATTTATATTTTCTGATCTGACAAAACTTAATCTATAAAAATCAAAAAACCACAACTGTAAAAATTGTGGTTCTGTTTTGAAGTGTTTTAATTCTATTCAATTATTTTAATTCTTCATATTTCCAGATGCCTGAGATACTCAATATCATCAATCCCGGTTGTTTTTCTCCATAGCTGAATACACAGATGTATTTTGAATCACAGGAAGAGCAATCTGTACCAAAATATAAAGTAGGAAGATCATTGACTGTTAATTCTCCAAAATGAAGCATTCTTTGAGAGGTTTCGTTGACGATTCCGTGTTTTAATAATTCATCTTTGGATACAACTTTATCTTCATCGTACACCTGGAAGATTGGAAATCCTGATTCGTAGGGCTTTATTTCAACTTTATTTTCATGACCGCAATTACAGCAGGTAAAAGTGGTAATGGCTGCTGGAAGAGCTTCATCATTTATGAATGTGCTTTTTGTAACAGAAGCCTTTTTTGTAATGTTTATTTTTTTTGATATTGAATACATCTGAGTTGATTTATGGCTGAATAACTGTGCCTACTAAGTTAGGATATTTTCCGCTTGGACTTTTCTTGATGGTAACTTTTATGTAGCCTTCTTCTGCCAGTTTATTCCATGTTTTCTGATAGCCTGTGTTGATGTCAATCGGAATTTTCCACATGGTTTGCTTTCCTTTACCCGCCTGGCTAAACCAAGGAATGATGTCTGCTGTCTGAGTTTTAAACTGCATTGAATTGTTCAAGACATCAATCTCATAATAGAAATCGTACTTGTCTTCAGTCTGGTTTAATGCTCTTTGGGTAAATGTATATGTATATCCGTTGATGATAGGACTTGTAAAGCTTCCTCCCAAAGTAGGAACCCCTGTTCCGTTGTAACTGCCTACAGCTCCACTATATCTGTCAAATTTCTGCCCAACTTGTAATGAAACATCGTCAACAATATTGTAGCCTCCGTTTGCAGGTGGCCACCCGCCATTTAAATTATTAGCCTTAAAAAGTGATTCCAGCTCACTCCATTTACCTCGTTTGTAAAGATCATAGGCTTGGTTTCTGATGGTCTG
The window above is part of the Chryseobacterium sp. MA9 genome. Proteins encoded here:
- a CDS encoding glycohydrolase toxin TNT-related protein; translated protein: MKHLFKYIFFLTVASFSIACNSDRDDEPDTNPDVTTVFYKTADELAATYDSNNMISQTIRNQAYDLYKRGKWSELESLFKANNLNGGWPPANGGYNIVDDVSLQVGQKFDRYSGAVGSYNGTGVPTLGGSFTSPIINGYTYTFTQRALNQTEDKYDFYYEIDVLNNSMQFKTQTADIIPWFSQAGKGKQTMWKIPIDINTGYQKTWNKLAEEGYIKVTIKKSPSGKYPNLVGTVIQP
- a CDS encoding thioredoxin family protein, translated to MKKFITNIVVFSSLFLAAQQLNAQKVVVNREVETQKDGKMLLGNQLKEQFLKAPYADWYVKEHDEYALDQKAVSELKKAKIGTYDIIVFMGTWCEDSHRDFPRLMKILEAVNYPENKLNIIAVNRKKESPTGDESLYNLQKVPTVILKRYGKEIGRIVEMPTTGYIERDLVEILKKNDSSVIKEIFK
- a CDS encoding nucleoside triphosphate pyrophosphohydrolase family protein, encoding MDKIDSLNQVAEFHTTFKAPILDTPQIPSPERCNLRVELLQEELNELKQAIADNNIVEIADALCDLQYVLSGAVLEFGLGSKFVELFNEVQRSNMSKACDNEEQAKETVEFYKEKEVESFYEKSGEKFNVYRQADHKVLKNKYYSPADLKSIIEK
- a CDS encoding DUF4230 domain-containing protein → MRNYRTILSFAAGAGAMVLLFFGLKSCLNFGTKTEQSDYYILTNQISKMNKMVVMEQNTSSMQKTKMGYEVFGKEVSSNSIITYTKTNAQVSYDLNKMKIEVDSINKKLVITELPDAEIRITPSVEIQSLDDSFINRISEKDIKNVTQKAKETAEKSIDQNQLRSEGRKQLMENLNNVFVLAKALNYTIEDKTGKIGILGL